The segment CCCTTACGATAATGACCCCAAAAATGACTTATGATCAGTTTGGGCCCACATAAAAAATCATCGAAGATACAGATAATCCCCTGTGAACCCCGAATGCCAGAGGGCGTAGTGACGGGCCCCACTAAACAAGTCGCACGGCCAGTTATGTGTTGGGGCTAAATGGGCCGTGAAAACGAGAGATCTAGATGGGCCCAGCTCATTCATTGCTCGCCAGTGTCCTTTGTGTGTACCACAAACGGGCAAGCTGTTAGCAGTACACTGCCTGCAATGCTTGCcggtttaagaaaaaaattctgACACGACAAGCTTTTTGTTGGATTACAAGATATTAATATGGGAGTCGTTTACACTTACTCcacttttgtttcaaaaatgtATCAAATTGTTTTCGAAACACCAAGACTTCAACTCATGACCttataaaaaaatgaagacGAATTTATTGTTCTTTgaattttatatcaattaaaaaaaatttggcaGAGAgatcttattcttttttttttttcgtcaaagattatgtatatatttgataaaacAGAGAACCAAATCCATCACCACTACACACACAACCATACGGCTACCATTACCCACACAGGACAGACCCCtgtgattacaaaaaaaaacactaactcCAAACTTGCTCCCAATTGCCAAACGCATACAAAGCCAAGTTAGAGGAACCGACTTTCATTCACAAAGAATTCAAACAACCACTCCGGATGACCCGTCGCAACATACGATTGGCCGAAGTTGAATTTGTTAACACTTTCTGCGATGAAACCCGCTCCTCTATTAGCTTCTTTTCTTGTCACCTGCACCTTCCAATGTCTGATGCCCACCATACTAGCCATTATTTCCTGTCTCTGGAAACCAAAAGCAGGCCATAGGTGAGGTTTTAAGACCGCGCCAAACAACTCCTCCAGTTCTCCTGCCATGATCAGCTTATCAAGCTTTAGACTGGTCATACTCTCCGCAGCCCACAAGAACGTTACCAATTTTGCCTCCTCTTTTGAACTAATCTCTGCAAAGGTTCTTCTGTTGTGGAACAAAACCACCCCTCTATCATTTCTGACGACCCAAGCTGCTCCCAGagattttgttgttttgttcCAATCACTAGCAAAATTACAGGTGAGCCATTGATCCGGTGGAGGAGACCACCTTATCTTGTTGCTTGCACTGTAAGTAATTTGTTTACTCTCCATTTCCTTCTCCACAATCTGAGCTAGATACCACTCCTCCGACTCTCCAAATCCTTTGCAAACAATCTCTGACGGCGACCATCTTTTTCCTTCAAACAACAGCCCGTTTCTACACTTCCATAGATTCCATAACACCCAGGGCCATGCTCTCTTGAACTCCATATCCCCCCTTTGAAGCTTTGTGACTCCGAATAGGAAATTCACGTTCTCGAAGATCGAAAGGTGATGAAAGCCATGAGGGGGTGATGGAATGTTCGATAGCGCCCAGACCTGTCGAGCAAAAGGACAACTGAAAAGCACGTGATTTATGTCCTCTCCTTCAAAGCCACAGAGTTGACATCTCTCATCTACTTTCATCCCTCTTTTGTTTATCAAGTCAGCTACAGGAAGTGCCTCATTCAAGGCTTTCCACACAAAAATTTTGATCTTTGGTGTTGTCATAATCTTCCACGCTTGCTCTTTTAGTGGGTTCAGGGAAGGGAGCGCCAATATCTGCGGCTGCTTCTGTCTCGTCTTCACATCACATGCCAACCAGTAAGCCGATTTTACCGTCAAACTACCAGACCTGTTGAATTTCCAAGAATGAAAGTCCTCCTTCCCCCCCACAGGCTGTCTTTTGATGATTAATTCAATATCACCAGGTACGAAGATCTCGTGAAGAGCTGGTAAATTCCACCGTTGGGAGATTGGATCAATGAGCGATGATACCACCAAGTTGACATCGAAGCTATAGTTTTTAATCCATGGAGCTCTCATTCCTTCCACAGGATCATCAATCCACTTGTCCAACCAGACTCTTGTGTCTCTTCCGTTTCCAATTTCCTTTTTCAAGCCTTGTTTTAAAAGATCTCTCCCAAAGAGCTCCACGCAGAGGATGGCCCACGGACAAGATCTTATTCTATTCTTCTCATTTCTTcagatttatttaaaatataaacaatttttcTCTCTATTTTGACGAGAACTAAttgaacaaaaataatattttcctctatatattcaaatttccgtaattattttattattttcgttTGATATAGTACAAATGGAAACttaaattgttattttaatacCGTATTTCCCAAACTATTTGAATCCAGGTGAAAGATAAGCCATCAACTATAGAG is part of the Brassica rapa cultivar Chiifu-401-42 chromosome A09, CAAS_Brap_v3.01, whole genome shotgun sequence genome and harbors:
- the LOC103842327 gene encoding uncharacterized protein LOC103842327; this encodes MRAPWIKNYSFDVNLVVSSLIDPISQRWNLPALHEIFVPGDIELIIKRQPVGGKEDFHSWKFNRSGSLTVKSAYWLACDVKTRQKQPQILALPSLNPLKEQAWKIMTTPKIKIFVWKALNEALPVADLINKRGMKVDERCQLCGFEGEDINHVLFSCPFARQVWALSNIPSPPHGFHHLSIFENVNFLFGVTKLQRGDMEFKRAWPWVLWNLWKCRNGLLFEGKRWSPSEIVCKGFGESEEWYLAQIVEKEMESKQITYSASNKIRWSPPPDQWLTCNFASDWNKTTKSLGAAWVVRNDRGVVLFHNRRTFAEISSKEEAKLVTFLWAAESMTSLKLDKLIMAGELEELFGAVLKPHLWPAFGFQRQEIMASMVGIRHWKVQVTRKEANRGAGFIAESVNKFNFGQSYVATGHPEWLFEFFVNESRFL